A window of the Oscillospiraceae bacterium NTUH-002-81 genome harbors these coding sequences:
- the dinD gene encoding DNA damage-inducible protein D, whose translation MEKKMIMNYKKRFDEIRHEENGVEFWYARELMHLLDYSKWQNFENVLLKAKVACANNGIVVEDHFADASKMVILGSGANREVEDYMLTRYACYLIAENGDPRKEQIAFAQSYFAVQTRKQELIEERISYIERTEARGKLRESEKRLSQNIYERGVDDAGFGRIRSKGDQALFGGFTTKQMKERLGVQDKRPLADFLPTLTIAAKNLATEMTNYNVEEKDLQGETAITVEHVENNTSVRDMLGQRGIKPENLPASEDIKKLERRVKREEKKLAEQSGKLTNE comes from the coding sequence ATGGAAAAGAAAATGATAATGAATTATAAGAAAAGATTTGATGAAATTAGGCATGAAGAAAACGGAGTTGAATTTTGGTATGCACGTGAATTAATGCATTTGCTAGATTATTCAAAATGGCAAAATTTTGAAAATGTTTTATTAAAGGCAAAAGTTGCTTGTGCAAATAATGGCATTGTAGTAGAGGACCATTTTGCTGATGCCAGTAAAATGGTTATTCTGGGAAGTGGCGCAAATAGAGAAGTAGAAGATTATATGCTTACACGTTATGCATGTTATCTTATTGCAGAGAACGGAGATCCTCGTAAAGAACAGATCGCTTTTGCACAAAGCTATTTTGCAGTTCAAACAAGAAAACAGGAATTGATAGAAGAAAGGATTTCTTATATTGAAAGAACTGAGGCAAGAGGAAAGCTTCGAGAATCTGAAAAACGACTGTCTCAAAATATATATGAACGTGGAGTTGATGATGCTGGATTTGGACGTATCCGATCTAAGGGGGATCAGGCTTTATTTGGAGGATTCACTACAAAACAAATGAAAGAACGTTTAGGAGTGCAAGATAAAAGGCCGCTTGCAGATTTTTTACCAACACTTACTATTGCTGCAAAGAACCTTGCAACTGAAATGACAAATTATAATGTTGAAGAAAAAGACTTACAGGGTGAGACGGCTATTACTGTTGAGCATGTTGAAAATAATACGTCAGTTAGGGATATGCTGGGGCAGAGGGGGATTAAGCCAGAAAATTTGCCCGCATCAGAAGATATTAAAAAATTAGAACGTAGGGTAAAGAGAGAAGAAAAGAAGTTAGCTGAGCAGTCGGGAAAATTGACAAATGAATAA
- a CDS encoding recombinase family protein: MKKKTKCYIYTRVSTAIQVDGYSLDAQKDKLKKYAEFQDMEIVGEYSDEGHSGKNIKGRQEFMRMLNDIEDGKDGVDFVLVFKLSRFGRNAADVLSSLQLMQDYGVNLICVEDGIDSSKEAGKLLISIIAAVAEMERENIRVQTMAGREQKAREGKWNGGFAPYGYRLENGELVIAEDEVEIIQMIFDRYIHTNDGINGVANYLNNHGYTKKLRQNGTIPGFSASFIKKIIDNPVYMGKIAYGRRRTEKKTGTRNETHVVEQSDFSVYEGVHEAIIAEEDWELAQEKRSKNNYRREKIHDPEHAHILSGILKCPCCGKGMYGNIAKAGKKDNKTRYYYYCKNTVNATGHKCTFRRNIEQSQIDDMLAKLITAMTKEGKFKDAIQDKIGATVDTTDLEKQLSVLNASLHQAETIKTRIEQQMDNLDVTDTHYDKKISDLQRRLDAQYDKIDEVEETMAELKSQIYELKKNQIDADSIYRFLGAFNEVYSECTDAEKKQFMQAFIERIDIFPERREDGNWIQNIKFQFPVSIIKEGKEVAQIKGISLDKEKSDKRRKLCFRSASSVA; the protein is encoded by the coding sequence TTGAAAAAGAAAACAAAATGCTACATATATACTCGTGTATCAACAGCAATTCAGGTGGATGGTTACAGCTTGGATGCACAGAAGGACAAACTAAAAAAATATGCAGAATTTCAGGATATGGAGATTGTGGGAGAATATTCCGATGAAGGGCATTCCGGTAAGAATATAAAAGGTCGTCAGGAATTTATGCGGATGCTGAATGATATTGAAGATGGCAAGGACGGAGTTGATTTCGTCCTTGTATTTAAATTATCCCGATTTGGTAGAAATGCGGCGGATGTACTCAGCTCTTTACAGCTTATGCAGGATTATGGTGTGAACCTAATCTGTGTGGAAGATGGAATCGACAGTTCAAAAGAAGCCGGTAAACTGCTTATATCTATCATTGCGGCCGTAGCAGAGATGGAGCGGGAAAATATCAGAGTGCAGACAATGGCTGGGCGTGAGCAGAAGGCGAGAGAAGGTAAATGGAATGGCGGATTTGCACCGTATGGATATAGGCTGGAAAATGGGGAACTTGTTATTGCGGAGGATGAAGTGGAAATTATTCAAATGATTTTTGACAGGTATATTCATACCAATGATGGAATCAATGGCGTGGCAAATTATCTGAACAATCATGGATATACAAAGAAGCTGCGTCAGAATGGAACAATACCAGGGTTCTCGGCCAGCTTTATCAAGAAGATAATTGATAACCCGGTATATATGGGGAAGATAGCATATGGACGCAGGCGTACAGAGAAGAAAACAGGAACCCGTAATGAAACTCATGTAGTGGAGCAATCAGATTTCTCTGTTTATGAGGGAGTTCATGAAGCAATTATTGCCGAGGAAGACTGGGAGCTTGCACAGGAAAAGCGTTCAAAAAATAATTATAGGCGTGAAAAAATTCATGATCCGGAACATGCACATATTTTGTCCGGAATATTAAAATGTCCTTGCTGTGGAAAAGGAATGTATGGAAATATCGCTAAAGCAGGGAAAAAAGATAACAAGACCAGATATTACTATTATTGCAAGAATACCGTGAATGCTACCGGGCACAAGTGTACTTTCCGACGCAATATCGAGCAGTCACAGATTGATGATATGCTTGCAAAGCTGATTACAGCAATGACAAAAGAAGGAAAATTTAAGGATGCCATTCAGGATAAGATTGGAGCTACAGTTGATACAACGGATCTGGAAAAACAGTTATCTGTGTTAAATGCAAGTCTTCATCAGGCGGAAACAATAAAAACACGCATTGAACAGCAGATGGATAATCTAGATGTTACAGATACTCATTACGATAAAAAAATATCAGATTTACAGAGACGATTGGATGCTCAATATGATAAAATAGATGAAGTGGAAGAAACAATGGCAGAACTGAAGTCTCAGATTTATGAGCTTAAGAAAAATCAAATTGATGCGGATAGTATATACAGATTTTTAGGTGCCTTTAATGAAGTGTATTCGGAATGTACGGATGCAGAAAAGAAGCAGTTCATGCAGGCATTTATTGAACGCATTGATATATTCCCGGAAAGACGGGAAGATGGAAATTGGATTCAGAATATTAAGTTTCAGTTTCCAGTATCGATTATTAAAGAAGGCAAGGAAGTAGCACAAATCAAGGGGATTTCTTTGGACAAGGAGAAATCGGATAAGCGTAGGAAGCTTTGCTTCCGTAGCGCATCCAGCGTGGCGTAA
- a CDS encoding SdpI family protein, whose protein sequence is MGFWIFMLIMDLLLPFTMIGFGRYFMKKAPKEINSVFGYRTSMSMKNKDTWEFAHKYCGKVWYVCGMVMLPITVIFMLLVIGKNEDCVGSIGGIICGVQLIPLIGSILLTEIALKKNFDKNGTRR, encoded by the coding sequence ATGGGGTTTTGGATTTTTATGTTGATTATGGATTTGCTTCTTCCATTTACGATGATTGGTTTTGGAAGATATTTTATGAAAAAGGCTCCCAAGGAAATAAATTCAGTATTTGGATATCGGACTTCGATGTCTATGAAGAACAAAGACACATGGGAATTTGCTCATAAATATTGTGGTAAAGTCTGGTATGTCTGTGGAATGGTTATGTTGCCGATAACAGTAATATTCATGCTTTTAGTGATTGGAAAAAATGAAGATTGTGTTGGGAGCATAGGAGGAATTATCTGTGGTGTTCAACTTATTCCTTTAATTGGGTCTATTCTCCTAACAGAAATAGCATTAAAAAAGAATTTTGATAAGAATGGAACAAGACGATAA
- a CDS encoding helix-turn-helix domain-containing protein → MENFVMLEEALKRIEELEKENADLREKLEYYRNRKLSGRKKHNAKWMAIYNAFVVGYESGMTMVEIAKRNNVSERTIYRYKAYYDKLREKEE, encoded by the coding sequence AGAGGCATTAAAAAGAATTGAAGAGTTGGAAAAAGAGAATGCAGACCTTCGGGAAAAATTGGAGTATTACAGAAATCGTAAATTAAGCGGACGGAAGAAACATAACGCCAAGTGGATGGCAATTTATAATGCTTTTGTTGTTGGGTATGAGAGCGGCATGACAATGGTAGAAATTGCGAAGCGGAACAATGTCAGTGAGAGGACGATTTATAGGTATAAAGCGTATTATGACAAACTGAGGGAAAAAGAGGAATAG